A section of the Candidatus Limnocylindrales bacterium genome encodes:
- a CDS encoding carboxypeptidase-like regulatory domain-containing protein, with protein MGNQKTFWFVLAGLLFQAVFVSAQNIDSLTGVVLDIRSNQPVKGAKVHLEQRAGFSTVTDELGHFKLKFDPPLRVDEPAKIIVEKSGFKTLIQSIQAGEVALTLELTPVEGPNYRKWISLGASAAAAGTALAFLQAANNSRDEAEASRTESDFNQFNDDFRRNKTLAITFEIIAGAAGGYFLYEQFFKPKPSSEVIAKENPTNFQITPQLTREGAMIVVHKRF; from the coding sequence ATGGGTAACCAAAAGACATTCTGGTTCGTGTTAGCAGGTTTACTCTTTCAAGCGGTTTTCGTATCTGCTCAAAATATCGATTCCTTAACCGGGGTTGTTTTAGATATCCGGAGTAATCAACCGGTTAAGGGCGCTAAGGTTCACCTGGAACAAAGGGCCGGATTTTCAACCGTCACAGATGAGTTAGGCCATTTTAAGTTAAAATTTGATCCACCCCTTCGGGTGGATGAGCCGGCAAAAATTATTGTTGAGAAAAGTGGTTTTAAAACCCTTATTCAATCTATTCAGGCCGGTGAAGTGGCACTAACCCTGGAGTTAACACCTGTAGAAGGACCCAATTATCGAAAATGGATCTCCCTGGGAGCCAGTGCGGCAGCGGCAGGAACGGCTTTAGCCTTTTTACAGGCCGCTAATAACAGTCGGGATGAGGCGGAAGCCTCTCGAACCGAAAGTGACTTTAATCAATTTAACGATGATTTTCGACGTAATAAAACCCTGGCCATAACCTTTGAGATTATCGCCGGTGCAGCCGGAGGTTATTTCCTTTATGAGCAGTTTTTTAAGCCCAAACCCTCTTCAGAAGTCATTGCTAAAGAAAACCCTACAAACTTCCAGATCACACCTCAATTAACTCGAGAAGGAGCTATGATCGTAGTTCATAAGAGATTTTAA